The following coding sequences lie in one Pseudomonadota bacterium genomic window:
- the purL gene encoding phosphoribosylformylglycinamidine synthase subunit PurL, which produces MAHRIEVAYKEGVRDVPGDKLKKRIKTDLGIDVVNASVVDVYTIDTDLDVDIVKILKTDVFVDPVIQEGYLDEAVPVSGDWIIEVGFKPGVTDNVGRTAKEVIEALSGHKFKENEGVFTSRMYFLKGELEENQIITIAEGMLANTVINRYAYKNAARYEKDNGMGIYIPKVRVEHEPAVETFDLSTGIEEMMKINRERTWALSRDELIIIQKYFLRNEIIEERKGMGLSASPTDVEMEVLAQTWSEHCKHKIFNARIEYEEDGNVETIDSIFKTYIMDSTEMIRKQKGRKDFCLSVFKDNAGVIRFNRKYNLAYKVETHNTPSALDPYGGALTGIVGVNRDPFGTGKGAKLIFNTDIFCFASPDYKGTVPPRLLHPKRVLEGVREGVEHGGNKSGIPTVNGCLVFDEGYLGKPLVYCGTCGIMPRTIKGEPSYIKKALKGDAIIMVGGRIGKDGIHGATFSSEELSEASPTSAVQIGDPITQKRMTDFLLIARDMDLYTAITDNGAGGLSSSIGEMAEDTNGCIVHIDKAPLKYHGLSPWEILLSEAQERMTVAVNPEKLATFMELSEKMNVESTILGEFTDTGKFHVLYNGKTVAYINMEFLHKGLPKMTLPAKWERKIIDEEPVREPEDYGKTLISMLKHWNICSKEYVVRQYDHEVQGGSVVKPLTGKYNNGPSDAGVVRPDLESMEGIVASHGICPKYSKFDTYHMVACAIDEAIRNNIATGGSLEKMALIDNFCWSDPVQTERNPEGSYKLAQLVRANKALYDYTTLFGTPCISGKDSMKNDYIFNEIKISIPQTVLISAISVINDVRKAVTMDFKNDGDLIIVVGKTYAEMGGSEYLSLCGRHGNIPPRVRGQDAKKLFKALEKAIKSGIIKSCHDISDGGIACALAESSFAGGFGVEVDLSSVPATGIFRDDFLLFSESQSRFIASISEDDLEKFKTLFRKIEFAVIGKVRSDEKFLIRGMNNNTIIDTDINSLRDAWQLPFKEQFDN; this is translated from the coding sequence ATGGCACATAGAATAGAAGTCGCATACAAAGAAGGTGTACGGGACGTTCCAGGCGATAAGCTGAAGAAAAGGATAAAAACAGACCTCGGAATAGACGTTGTCAACGCCAGCGTAGTGGACGTTTATACGATTGACACTGATCTGGATGTTGATATTGTCAAAATTCTGAAAACGGATGTCTTTGTGGACCCCGTTATCCAGGAGGGATATCTTGATGAGGCCGTGCCTGTTTCCGGCGACTGGATTATTGAGGTGGGATTCAAGCCCGGTGTTACCGACAATGTGGGCAGGACCGCAAAAGAAGTAATTGAAGCGCTTTCAGGACATAAATTCAAAGAAAACGAGGGCGTTTTTACCTCGCGCATGTATTTTTTAAAAGGGGAACTTGAAGAAAATCAAATTATAACAATCGCCGAGGGCATGCTTGCTAATACAGTCATAAACAGATACGCCTATAAAAACGCTGCCCGATATGAAAAAGACAACGGCATGGGCATATACATCCCCAAGGTCAGAGTTGAGCATGAACCCGCAGTTGAGACCTTCGATTTGTCAACAGGTATTGAAGAGATGATGAAGATAAACAGGGAAAGGACATGGGCTCTTTCCCGTGATGAACTTATTATTATTCAAAAATATTTTCTCAGAAATGAGATTATTGAAGAGCGAAAAGGCATGGGGCTTTCCGCCTCGCCTACCGATGTGGAGATGGAAGTCCTTGCCCAGACATGGTCTGAACATTGCAAACATAAAATATTTAATGCCCGGATAGAATATGAAGAAGACGGAAATGTTGAAACAATAGACAGCATTTTCAAAACATATATTATGGATTCAACGGAAATGATACGGAAACAGAAGGGTAGAAAAGACTTCTGTCTATCCGTTTTTAAAGACAATGCCGGAGTCATACGATTCAACAGAAAATATAACCTTGCCTATAAAGTGGAAACACACAATACCCCTTCAGCCCTTGACCCTTATGGCGGAGCGCTGACCGGAATAGTAGGCGTCAACAGAGACCCCTTCGGCACCGGAAAAGGAGCAAAACTCATTTTCAATACGGATATATTTTGTTTTGCTTCCCCTGATTACAAAGGCACAGTGCCTCCAAGACTCCTTCACCCCAAAAGGGTTCTCGAGGGCGTTCGTGAGGGCGTTGAACACGGCGGAAATAAAAGCGGCATACCTACAGTAAATGGTTGCCTTGTCTTTGACGAAGGTTATCTCGGCAAGCCACTTGTTTATTGCGGAACATGCGGGATAATGCCTCGTACAATAAAAGGGGAGCCCAGTTATATCAAGAAAGCGCTGAAAGGCGACGCCATCATCATGGTAGGTGGAAGAATCGGTAAAGACGGCATTCACGGCGCCACATTTTCATCGGAAGAATTGTCTGAAGCATCGCCCACAAGCGCGGTTCAGATCGGCGACCCCATTACACAGAAAAGGATGACCGATTTTCTCCTCATTGCACGGGATATGGATTTATATACTGCTATTACCGATAACGGCGCAGGCGGTCTTTCCTCTTCCATCGGTGAAATGGCAGAGGACACAAACGGATGCATTGTACATATTGACAAAGCGCCTCTCAAGTACCATGGGCTTTCCCCCTGGGAAATACTTCTCTCAGAGGCACAGGAGAGGATGACCGTTGCGGTAAATCCTGAAAAGCTTGCCACGTTTATGGAACTTTCCGAAAAGATGAATGTAGAATCTACTATACTCGGAGAGTTTACCGACACCGGTAAGTTTCATGTTCTCTATAACGGAAAAACCGTTGCTTATATAAATATGGAATTCCTCCACAAAGGCCTCCCAAAAATGACCCTGCCGGCAAAATGGGAGAGAAAAATCATTGATGAGGAGCCTGTCAGAGAACCTGAGGACTACGGCAAAACCCTGATTTCCATGCTCAAACACTGGAACATATGCAGCAAAGAGTACGTTGTGCGGCAGTATGACCACGAAGTGCAGGGAGGAAGTGTGGTCAAGCCTCTTACCGGTAAATACAACAACGGCCCCAGCGATGCGGGAGTTGTGAGACCCGACCTTGAGAGTATGGAAGGGATCGTGGCAAGTCACGGCATATGCCCTAAATACAGCAAATTCGACACTTATCATATGGTTGCCTGCGCAATCGATGAAGCGATCCGGAACAATATTGCGACAGGGGGCTCTCTGGAGAAAATGGCTCTCATCGATAATTTCTGCTGGTCAGACCCGGTTCAGACTGAAAGAAATCCTGAAGGTTCATATAAACTTGCCCAGCTTGTAAGGGCAAACAAGGCGCTCTACGATTACACAACGCTCTTCGGCACACCCTGCATATCAGGGAAAGACAGCATGAAAAACGATTACATATTCAATGAAATAAAAATTTCCATCCCTCAGACAGTGCTCATATCTGCCATTTCCGTAATCAATGATGTGAGAAAGGCTGTTACGATGGATTTCAAGAATGACGGCGATCTGATCATTGTTGTTGGGAAAACATACGCTGAAATGGGCGGCTCGGAATATCTCTCTCTTTGCGGCCGTCACGGCAATATCCCGCCCAGGGTGCGCGGGCAGGATGCAAAGAAGCTATTTAAAGCTTTAGAAAAAGCAATCAAATCCGGCATTATAAAATCCTGCCACGATATTTCCGACGGCGGAATCGCCTGCGCCCTCGCAGAAAGCTCCT
- the recQ gene encoding DNA helicase RecQ, protein MTEPVKPFYNELSPKEVLRACFGYDTFREHQEEAIQCLVSGEDAFALMPTGSGKSICYQIPAMIRPGICIVISPLIALMQDQVDNIQQLGVRAGFLNSTQNYQEASVIEGKMLSGELDLLYVAPERLVTESFMRLLGQVKIALFAIDEAHCVSQWGHDFRPEYLKLSILPEEFPRVPRIALTATADEITRKEIIEKLHLEKARHFISSFDRPNINYRVEVKQKEKLQLLEFLNSEHPGDSGIIYCMTRKKVEEIAKFLSDKGLTALPYHAGLDRKARFRNQRRFFRDDGVIMVATIAFGMGIDKPDIRFVAHLNLPKTLESYYQETGRAGRDGEKADAWMIYSLADVIILRQMLETSEGDEQFKRIQMTKMEAMLGYCETTKCRRQVLLNYFGEERSQPCGNCDVCEGRVETWDGTLVAQKALSCVYRTGQMFGSLHIIDVLLGKDSEKIRHFGHDRVSTFGIGKELTETEWKSVLRQLVAAGMLKVDIGGKGGFQLSPVCRPVIRGEKVFELRRDPVPVRKKAKITIEKGRIVIKKEKDSILPEMYQDELWEKLRLLRLEIARS, encoded by the coding sequence ATGACTGAACCTGTGAAGCCCTTTTACAACGAGTTATCTCCAAAAGAAGTATTGCGTGCCTGCTTCGGGTACGATACGTTCCGTGAACATCAGGAAGAGGCTATCCAATGTCTTGTATCAGGCGAAGACGCCTTTGCTCTTATGCCCACCGGGAGCGGCAAATCAATCTGCTATCAAATCCCTGCAATGATACGTCCCGGAATATGCATCGTAATTTCTCCTCTTATCGCGTTAATGCAGGATCAGGTAGACAATATCCAACAGCTTGGCGTAAGAGCGGGGTTTCTCAATTCCACGCAGAATTATCAGGAAGCATCGGTGATTGAAGGGAAAATGCTTTCCGGTGAACTCGACCTCCTGTATGTTGCCCCGGAGAGGCTTGTTACCGAAAGCTTTATGCGGCTCCTCGGCCAGGTGAAAATTGCGCTATTTGCTATAGACGAGGCCCATTGTGTTTCTCAGTGGGGACATGATTTCAGACCGGAATACCTTAAGCTCAGTATCCTTCCCGAGGAGTTTCCCCGTGTTCCCCGCATAGCACTCACCGCTACGGCAGATGAGATTACCAGAAAAGAGATTATTGAAAAACTGCATCTTGAAAAGGCCCGACATTTCATATCGAGTTTTGACCGTCCCAATATCAATTACAGGGTTGAGGTAAAACAAAAAGAGAAGCTCCAGCTTCTTGAATTCCTTAACTCCGAGCATCCAGGCGACTCAGGCATCATTTATTGCATGACGAGAAAGAAAGTGGAGGAGATCGCGAAATTCTTATCCGACAAAGGCCTGACTGCCCTCCCTTATCACGCGGGCCTTGACCGGAAGGCACGGTTTAGAAATCAGAGGCGGTTTTTTCGGGATGACGGAGTGATAATGGTTGCAACCATAGCCTTCGGCATGGGCATTGATAAACCTGATATCCGCTTTGTGGCCCATCTCAACCTGCCGAAAACTCTGGAGAGCTATTACCAGGAAACAGGTCGTGCCGGCCGGGACGGCGAAAAGGCCGATGCGTGGATGATCTATAGCCTGGCAGATGTAATTATTCTCAGGCAGATGCTCGAAACCTCCGAGGGAGATGAGCAATTCAAAAGGATTCAGATGACCAAGATGGAGGCCATGCTGGGCTACTGTGAGACCACAAAATGCCGCAGACAGGTATTATTGAATTATTTCGGGGAAGAACGTTCCCAACCTTGCGGGAACTGCGATGTGTGCGAAGGAAGAGTAGAAACATGGGATGGAACGCTGGTTGCCCAGAAGGCCTTGTCCTGCGTCTACAGGACAGGACAGATGTTCGGATCTCTTCACATTATTGACGTACTGCTCGGCAAGGACAGCGAGAAGATCCGCCATTTCGGCCACGACAGGGTCTCCACATTCGGCATAGGCAAGGAACTCACAGAAACCGAATGGAAATCCGTACTCCGCCAACTTGTTGCTGCCGGAATGCTGAAGGTGGACATCGGGGGAAAGGGTGGTTTCCAATTGTCTCCCGTGTGCAGGCCGGTGATCAGAGGAGAAAAGGTATTTGAATTGCGCAGAGACCCGGTTCCTGTCAGAAAAAAGGCAAAAATAACCATCGAAAAAGGCAGGATAGTCATTAAAAAAGAAAAGGATTCCATTCTCCCTGAAATGTATCAGGATGAACTTTGGGAGAAACTTCGCTTGCTGCGCCTTGAAATCGCCAGATC
- a CDS encoding acetate--CoA ligase family protein produces the protein MEVAQEVAAKKPILAMKAGRTEEGAKAAASHTGGLAKRDVTTDLIFEKTGILSFRDETELCEAAFVFAAQPVPKGSRVGVLTNTGGPAVIATDVLAGGGLTIPMLSDKTTAFLKDKLLPQVSIHNPVDVLATANAGHFRAALDALMDDDGIDSIYINFVTPFFVDNESVAREMVEVNKLQRKPMVCNLMTDKKQWKETVRILKDGGIPCYSSPGGAARALIALTKYGQISNRGREETKHFDDVNRSKAEEILTNAKNSGCKVLPASDVYGILNAYGIPVADWRMADNAEEAEKAANEIGFPVVVKADSESIIRKSDEGGVVVDLKDAATVSSAVKEMAKKFKAPDLKFFIQKYIPGGKEFIIGAKAEDGLGHLIMFGIGGIYVEIFKDVAFKLSPVTDSGAKEMLSSLNAAPLLKGVRGEKGVDEEKIIEIIQRISQMVSELPAIKEIDLNPVMAFEDRVLAVDARMLL, from the coding sequence TTGGAGGTTGCGCAGGAGGTTGCGGCAAAGAAGCCTATCCTTGCCATGAAAGCAGGACGAACAGAAGAGGGCGCTAAGGCGGCTGCTTCCCACACCGGCGGTCTCGCGAAACGTGATGTTACGACAGACCTTATCTTTGAAAAAACAGGAATTCTCAGTTTCCGCGATGAAACAGAACTTTGCGAAGCAGCATTTGTCTTCGCGGCCCAGCCTGTACCGAAAGGTAGTCGGGTAGGTGTCCTTACAAATACAGGCGGACCGGCAGTGATTGCCACAGATGTGCTCGCCGGTGGTGGCCTTACAATACCAATGCTTTCAGATAAAACCACAGCATTTTTGAAAGACAAGCTCTTACCGCAAGTATCAATCCACAATCCTGTGGATGTCCTCGCTACCGCCAATGCAGGGCATTTCCGGGCTGCATTGGATGCGCTTATGGATGATGACGGGATAGACAGCATATACATAAATTTTGTTACACCTTTTTTTGTAGATAACGAAAGTGTTGCCAGAGAGATGGTAGAAGTCAACAAACTGCAAAGAAAGCCCATGGTTTGCAACCTCATGACAGACAAAAAGCAGTGGAAAGAGACTGTCAGGATTCTGAAAGACGGAGGCATTCCCTGCTACAGCTCCCCGGGAGGGGCTGCCAGAGCGCTTATCGCATTGACAAAGTACGGTCAGATTTCCAATCGTGGAAGAGAAGAAACAAAACATTTTGACGATGTGAACCGCTCCAAAGCAGAGGAAATTCTTACAAATGCAAAAAATTCCGGATGCAAAGTACTGCCCGCATCGGATGTGTACGGAATACTGAATGCCTATGGTATACCTGTCGCGGACTGGAGAATGGCAGATAACGCTGAAGAGGCCGAAAAAGCAGCCAATGAAATAGGATTTCCCGTAGTGGTTAAGGCTGATTCGGAGTCCATCATCAGGAAGAGCGATGAAGGCGGCGTGGTTGTAGATTTAAAAGATGCAGCGACTGTTTCATCGGCAGTAAAAGAGATGGCGAAGAAATTCAAAGCCCCTGACCTGAAATTCTTTATTCAAAAATATATCCCCGGCGGCAAGGAATTTATTATAGGCGCAAAGGCTGAGGATGGCCTTGGACATTTGATTATGTTCGGTATCGGCGGCATCTATGTTGAGATATTTAAGGACGTAGCCTTTAAACTCTCTCCTGTTACAGATTCAGGAGCTAAAGAAATGCTTTCCTCTCTGAACGCGGCGCCCTTACTCAAAGGCGTAAGGGGAGAAAAAGGAGTGGATGAGGAAAAAATCATAGAAATTATTCAGCGTATTTCTCAAATGGTTAGTGAATTGCCGGCGATTAAGGAAATAGATCTCAATCCTGTTATGGCCTTTGAGGATCGTGTTCTTGCTGTAGACGCGAGAATGTTGCTATAG
- a CDS encoding CoA-binding protein: MLDALFKPNAVAVVGASGKELNLGNRIIKNLLDFGFKGQIYPINPKLDEIWGVKAYKSILDVPTDVDVVHMAIAAPAVPQAIEDCGSKGVKFVILNSGGFTEIGPVGAAIEEDCIVRAKKNGIRIFGPNCQGIINTDPEARAYCNFTFTKPDAGAISIVALSGGVAELIHQTFAEMGVGTRMYASNGNACDVSIPEIIKYYGNDDGTKVIVLYFEGLREPKAFLEVAQEHFWRLRRRLRQRSLSLP; encoded by the coding sequence ATGTTAGACGCATTATTCAAACCTAATGCAGTGGCTGTTGTTGGCGCTTCCGGCAAGGAGCTTAACCTCGGTAACAGAATCATCAAAAACTTACTGGATTTTGGTTTTAAAGGACAAATTTACCCGATAAACCCGAAATTAGATGAAATCTGGGGTGTTAAGGCATACAAATCCATTCTCGATGTCCCTACAGATGTTGATGTTGTGCATATGGCAATAGCCGCCCCTGCTGTACCCCAAGCCATTGAAGACTGCGGCAGCAAGGGTGTTAAGTTTGTCATACTCAACAGCGGAGGTTTTACAGAAATCGGCCCTGTTGGTGCGGCTATTGAGGAAGACTGTATTGTCAGGGCGAAAAAAAACGGCATCAGAATATTTGGACCGAATTGTCAGGGGATCATCAATACAGACCCTGAAGCAAGGGCCTACTGTAACTTTACATTCACAAAACCGGATGCAGGGGCTATCTCGATTGTGGCCCTAAGCGGAGGTGTTGCGGAATTGATTCACCAGACTTTTGCCGAGATGGGTGTAGGTACCAGGATGTACGCATCCAACGGGAATGCCTGTGATGTTTCAATACCGGAGATCATTAAATACTATGGCAACGATGACGGAACAAAAGTAATTGTCCTGTATTTTGAGGGACTTCGCGAACCAAAGGCATTTTTGGAGGTTGCGCAGGAGCATTTTTGGAGGTTGCGCAGGAGGTTGCGGCAAAGAAGCCTATCCTTGCCATGA
- a CDS encoding sugar phosphate isomerase/epimerase encodes MPIFINVPYNMVAANIKRIVEFKMGVEIYANNDVIDDFDMGSVRELNGMLQDNGITCTVHAPYKDLCPGGFDKKIKAISKDKIKKSVEMANVLHAKNIVCHPGYDKWRFDHNEQQWLDSSLETWTEILKEADDGLMVTLENIFEETPSTFLAIFRYFKDKNLYFCFDSGHFNLFFTVSLDGWLTPLKDRIREMHLHDNHGSTDEHLPIGRGTFPFRELKTFLRHTNGEIIYTAEIASESHVGESIKNAKEFLS; translated from the coding sequence ATGCCGATATTCATAAATGTGCCCTATAATATGGTTGCCGCGAACATTAAAAGGATTGTTGAGTTTAAAATGGGCGTTGAGATATATGCAAACAATGATGTGATTGATGACTTTGACATGGGCAGTGTCCGGGAGTTAAATGGAATGCTTCAAGATAACGGCATCACCTGCACAGTCCATGCGCCTTACAAGGATTTGTGCCCTGGCGGTTTTGATAAAAAAATCAAGGCAATATCGAAGGATAAGATTAAAAAATCAGTTGAAATGGCAAATGTGCTCCATGCAAAAAATATTGTCTGCCACCCCGGCTATGATAAATGGCGTTTTGACCATAATGAGCAACAATGGCTCGACAGCAGCCTTGAAACATGGACGGAAATTTTGAAAGAAGCGGATGATGGGCTTATGGTAACCCTTGAAAACATCTTCGAAGAAACCCCTTCAACCTTTCTTGCCATCTTCCGTTATTTCAAGGATAAGAATCTCTATTTTTGCTTTGATTCAGGTCATTTCAATCTCTTTTTCACTGTATCGCTTGATGGCTGGCTGACGCCGCTTAAGGACCGCATCAGGGAAATGCACCTCCACGACAATCATGGAAGCACGGATGAGCACCTCCCAATAGGAAGAGGGACATTCCCCTTCCGTGAGTTAAAAACCTTCTTGAGACATACTAATGGAGAGATCATCTACACCGCGGAAATAGCCAGCGAGTCGCATGTTGGGGAAAGCATTAAAAACGCAAAGGAGTTTTTATCATAA